A window of the Sporichthyaceae bacterium genome harbors these coding sequences:
- a CDS encoding ABC transporter substrate-binding protein, producing the protein MTSSRSRRVVLAVPVCASLALLVSACGSNGSGSVTAAQAAAPVAPAAVPVAPAAAPAAARTTPESGTTAAAATESKSTTVSASAPKQVAAKGAAKTTTSTESKPAGTAAAAKAGPSAVDSLSSVKSDNSAANQQIYDQKQGATDQGVTKNEIKLGSVNMHGMALGNLVVLPMVRGNLAAASAINDRGGVLGRRLSIVDCDDGPGEVARAKSCIKKLAGEDHIFSLVSAVDWATASIHDDLQQQHLPYVGAWAYSQTEWQDPFMFPTHMSMIHEAMAGAHWAVDTIKPKTYGLICLTSPEMQLACNEVSKVMDASGSKLVKRADVSISETSMSAYVLSFRAANPEHIIHYVINPATVVKFMVESQQQDYYPPKGISGNHLAGEVLGSLFGQWPVGRYWTNTTYKLWGPEFIATMHKYARANDGANHHIVQAGYVGINIFAEAAKAVGVNLTRDRLIAQLDNGTVWKSDASLDQRFSYVSAERTGNNWDHEMGQGREFIYKYVDQNTRSNPDGSSNGFQPDSSQFVIHTWK; encoded by the coding sequence CGGCGGTGCCGGTGGCGCCTGCGGCCGCCCCGGCTGCCGCGAGGACCACGCCCGAAAGCGGCACCACTGCCGCGGCGGCGACCGAGTCCAAGTCCACGACGGTGAGCGCTTCGGCCCCGAAGCAGGTCGCGGCCAAGGGCGCGGCCAAGACCACCACGAGCACCGAGTCGAAGCCGGCCGGCACTGCCGCGGCCGCCAAGGCCGGGCCGTCGGCGGTCGATTCGCTGTCCTCGGTCAAGTCGGACAACTCCGCGGCGAACCAGCAGATCTACGACCAGAAGCAGGGCGCGACCGACCAGGGCGTCACCAAGAACGAGATCAAGCTCGGCTCGGTGAACATGCACGGCATGGCGCTGGGCAACCTCGTCGTGCTGCCGATGGTGCGCGGCAACCTCGCCGCCGCGTCAGCGATCAACGACCGCGGTGGTGTGCTCGGCCGCCGGCTGTCGATAGTGGACTGCGACGACGGCCCGGGCGAGGTCGCCCGCGCCAAGTCCTGCATCAAGAAGCTGGCCGGCGAGGACCACATCTTCTCGCTGGTCTCCGCGGTGGACTGGGCCACGGCCTCGATCCACGACGACCTGCAGCAGCAGCACCTGCCCTACGTCGGGGCCTGGGCCTACTCCCAGACGGAGTGGCAGGACCCGTTCATGTTCCCGACGCACATGTCGATGATTCACGAGGCGATGGCCGGTGCGCACTGGGCGGTGGACACGATCAAGCCCAAGACCTACGGGCTGATCTGCCTGACGTCGCCGGAGATGCAGCTGGCCTGCAACGAGGTCTCGAAGGTCATGGACGCCTCGGGCTCGAAGCTCGTGAAGCGCGCTGACGTCTCGATCTCGGAGACCTCGATGTCGGCCTACGTGTTGTCGTTCCGGGCCGCGAACCCGGAGCACATCATCCACTACGTGATCAACCCGGCCACGGTCGTGAAGTTCATGGTCGAGTCCCAGCAGCAGGACTACTACCCGCCCAAGGGCATCTCCGGGAACCACCTCGCCGGCGAGGTCCTCGGCTCGCTGTTCGGTCAGTGGCCGGTCGGTCGGTACTGGACCAACACCACGTACAAGCTGTGGGGTCCGGAGTTCATCGCGACGATGCACAAGTACGCGCGGGCCAACGACGGTGCGAACCACCACATCGTTCAGGCCGGGTATGTCGGCATCAACATCTTCGCCGAGGCCGCGAAGGCGGTCGGGGTGAACCTGACCCGCGACCGACTAATCGCCCAGTTGGACAACGGCACGGTCTGGAAGTCCGATGCCTCACTGGACCAGCGGTTCAGCTACGTGTCCGCCGAGCGCACCGGCAACAACTGGGACCACGAGATGGGCCAGGGCCGGGAGTTCATCTACAAGTACGTCGACCAGAACACCCGCTCGAACCCGGACGGCTCCTCGAACGGCTTCCAGCCGGACTCGAGCCAGTTCGTGATCCACACTTGGAAGTGA
- a CDS encoding ABC transporter substrate-binding protein yields MSSIRTRRAALALPVGAAVALLVSACGSSGSSTTTAAQAPAPAAAPAPHAPVVAPAPATAKAQSAAKAPASATKAAAPVTAPSTAVKGTARTTSATTKSGKSAPAAAPAAKPATGGTQVKSTESAGAKAQDQQVYNQKNGATDVGITKDSIKMGTVSMHGMALGNVLVDPLVRGIRASMEAVNDRGGVLGRRMTLTDCDDGPGEVSRTKACIKKLVGVDKIFALLGVSSWGSASVHDDLAQYHLPGFGLWAYSQTEWQDPFMFPTHMSMIHEAMAGAHWVVDVIKPKTYGLICLTSPEMQLACNYVQRIVDASGAKMVKRADVSISETSMSAYVLAFRAANPDHIIHYVINPATMAKFMVEAAQQGYYPPKGISGNHLAAEVLGSLFGQWPVGRYWTNTTYKLWGPEFIATMEKYARGNRGLNHHIVQADYVAVNIFEQAGKAVGPNLTRDRMIAEWDNGTVWSSDASLDQRFSYLPSERTGNDWNHDYGQGREFMYKYTSTNTVSNPDGTPNGFQPDPNQSVIHTWK; encoded by the coding sequence ATGTCATCAATCCGAACTCGGCGGGCGGCGCTGGCCCTGCCGGTCGGCGCGGCCGTGGCGCTGCTGGTTTCCGCTTGCGGCTCCAGCGGATCCTCGACCACCACAGCGGCTCAGGCGCCTGCGCCTGCCGCCGCACCGGCCCCGCACGCACCGGTTGTGGCACCGGCACCGGCCACCGCGAAGGCACAGTCAGCCGCGAAGGCACCGGCGTCGGCCACGAAGGCCGCCGCCCCCGTGACCGCCCCGAGCACCGCGGTGAAGGGCACCGCCCGGACCACGTCGGCGACCACGAAATCGGGCAAGAGCGCCCCGGCCGCCGCACCGGCGGCGAAACCCGCTACCGGCGGGACCCAGGTGAAATCCACCGAGTCGGCCGGTGCGAAGGCGCAGGACCAGCAGGTCTACAACCAGAAGAACGGCGCCACGGACGTCGGGATCACCAAGGACTCGATCAAGATGGGCACGGTGTCGATGCACGGCATGGCCCTCGGCAACGTGCTGGTGGACCCGTTGGTGCGTGGCATCCGCGCGTCGATGGAGGCGGTCAACGACCGCGGCGGGGTCCTGGGCCGACGCATGACGTTGACCGACTGCGACGACGGCCCCGGTGAGGTCTCGCGGACGAAGGCCTGCATCAAGAAGTTGGTCGGGGTCGACAAGATCTTCGCGTTGCTCGGAGTATCCAGTTGGGGCAGCGCCTCGGTCCACGACGACCTGGCGCAGTATCACCTGCCCGGGTTCGGGCTGTGGGCGTACTCGCAGACCGAGTGGCAGGACCCGTTCATGTTCCCCACCCACATGTCGATGATTCACGAGGCGATGGCCGGTGCGCACTGGGTCGTGGACGTGATCAAGCCCAAGACCTACGGGCTGATCTGCCTGACCTCACCGGAGATGCAGCTGGCCTGCAACTACGTCCAGCGGATCGTCGACGCCTCCGGCGCCAAGATGGTCAAGCGAGCCGACGTCTCCATCTCGGAGACCTCGATGTCGGCCTACGTGCTGGCGTTCCGGGCCGCGAACCCGGACCACATCATCCACTACGTCATCAACCCGGCCACGATGGCGAAATTCATGGTCGAGGCCGCGCAGCAGGGCTACTACCCGCCGAAGGGAATCTCCGGAAACCATCTGGCTGCCGAGGTTCTCGGTTCGCTGTTCGGGCAGTGGCCGGTCGGCCGCTACTGGACCAACACCACGTACAAGCTGTGGGGTCCGGAATTCATCGCCACGATGGAGAAGTACGCCCGCGGCAATCGCGGTCTGAACCACCACATCGTGCAGGCCGACTACGTCGCGGTGAACATCTTCGAGCAGGCCGGAAAGGCCGTCGGGCCGAATCTGACCCGCGACCGGATGATTGCCGAATGGGACAACGGCACGGTGTGGAGTTCGGACGCCTCGTTGGACCAGCGGTTCAGTTACCTGCCCTCGGAGCGCACCGGCAACGACTGGAACCACGACTACGGACAGGGTCGGGAGTTCATGTACAAGTACACGTCGACCAACACTGTCTCCAACCCCGACGGAACCCCGAACGGCTTCCAGCCGGACCCGAACCAGTCGGTGATCCATACCTGGAAGTGA
- the fbaA gene encoding class II fructose-bisphosphate aldolase encodes MPIATVEVYAEMLDRAKAGAFAYPAINVSSSQTLNAALAGFAEAGSDGIIQVSTGGAEYLSGPTKKHMVTGSVAFAEFAHEVAKQYPVNIGLHTDHCPKDKLDGFMRPLVAISTQRVARGQEPLFQSHMWDGSAVPLDENIEIAVELLALCKAAKVVMEAEIGVVGGEEDGVEGGGGAQLYTTAEDALATAEALGTGENGRYLLAATFGNVHGVYKPGNVKLRPVILKEIQEAVGAKVGKYHPFDLVFHGGSGSLLSEIHEALDFGVVKMNVDTDTQYAYTRAVAGHMFVNYDGVLKVDGEVGSKKTYDPRAWGKTAEASMAARVVEACQALRSAGTSLSS; translated from the coding sequence ATGCCCATCGCGACCGTCGAGGTATACGCCGAGATGCTAGATCGAGCGAAGGCCGGAGCGTTCGCCTATCCGGCGATCAACGTTTCGTCCTCGCAGACCCTGAACGCGGCCCTGGCGGGCTTTGCCGAGGCGGGCAGCGACGGCATCATCCAGGTCTCCACCGGCGGCGCGGAGTACCTGTCGGGGCCGACGAAGAAGCACATGGTCACCGGCTCCGTGGCGTTCGCCGAGTTCGCGCACGAGGTCGCCAAGCAGTACCCGGTGAACATCGGGCTGCACACCGACCACTGCCCGAAGGACAAGCTCGACGGGTTCATGCGGCCGCTGGTAGCGATCTCCACCCAGCGCGTCGCGCGCGGACAGGAGCCGCTGTTCCAGTCGCACATGTGGGACGGTTCGGCGGTCCCGCTGGACGAGAACATCGAGATCGCTGTGGAGCTGCTCGCGTTGTGCAAGGCCGCCAAGGTCGTGATGGAGGCCGAGATCGGTGTCGTCGGCGGCGAGGAGGACGGTGTCGAGGGCGGCGGCGGCGCCCAGCTGTACACGACCGCCGAGGACGCCCTGGCCACCGCCGAGGCGCTGGGCACCGGCGAGAACGGCCGCTACCTGCTGGCCGCGACCTTCGGCAACGTGCACGGCGTCTACAAGCCGGGCAACGTGAAGCTGCGCCCGGTGATCCTGAAGGAGATCCAGGAAGCGGTCGGGGCGAAGGTCGGCAAGTACCACCCGTTCGACCTGGTGTTCCACGGCGGCTCGGGCTCGCTGCTGTCGGAGATCCACGAGGCGCTGGACTTCGGCGTGGTCAAGATGAACGTCGACACCGACACGCAGTACGCCTACACCCGCGCGGTGGCCGGGCACATGTTCGTCAACTACGACGGTGTGCTGAAGGTCGACGGTGAGGTCGGCTCGAAGAAGACCTACGACCCGCGCGCGTGGGGCAAGACCGCGGAGGCGTCGATGGCGGCCCGCGTCGTCGAGGCCTGCCAGGCGTTGCGCTCGGCAGGAACGTCGCTGAGCTCGTGA